One Mycolicibacterium sp. TUM20985 genomic window, GCGGAACGCGACCATGGTATCGGTGCTGGTGTTCACGAACCCAGGCCGATGGGACTCTTCAACCAGGGCTGCTCGACACCGATCAGGCCCGCGGCGAAGCTGAGCGCCCCCAGCAACCACAGAGTCGCCGCGACCACCGCGGCGGTCAGCATGAAGCCGAGGACCTTCACCCACAGGCCCTGCGCCTTGAACCACTCCATGAACCGGTCGTAGCGCTGCCGCGTGTACTTGAGGAGTCGGTGCGCCCACTCGAACTCGGTTGCCAGGATCGCCAGGCCGACGAAGACGATGGCCCATCCCGGACCCGGGTAGGGAATTGCCAGGATGCCGAGACCGAGCACGGCCAGGCCGACGACACCGACGACGATGCGATAGGTGAGGTCCGCCGTTCGTCGTTCCCGCAGTCGGTCGCGCCATCGCGCCCATCGGCGCTTGGTATCGGCGAACTTGCTCATGGCTGCCCCGGTAGCAGCTTGAGGAACAGCGCCTCGGCCTCACACAGCACGTCGTCCCCGTCGAGCAGTCGCCCGCCGACGAAGATCTTGCGGCCCTCGATGCGCACGATGCCCGCGTCCATCCTCAACTCCTTGTCGATCGGAACGATCTTGCGATAGTCGACGTGCAGGAACGCGGTCCGCTGCCGACGGCTCTCGCTCAGTTTGAACGCCGTGAACCCCAACAGCGAATCGAACAACAGCGCCAACGCACCGCCGTGCACTGCGCCGTTTCGGCCCAGGTGGAACCGGCGGAAGCGCGCCGTCCCGCTGACCCGGCCGTCCTCGGTGACCGTCAGATCCACCGGGAC contains:
- a CDS encoding TIGR02611 family protein yields the protein MSKFADTKRRWARWRDRLRERRTADLTYRIVVGVVGLAVLGLGILAIPYPGPGWAIVFVGLAILATEFEWAHRLLKYTRQRYDRFMEWFKAQGLWVKVLGFMLTAAVVAATLWLLGALSFAAGLIGVEQPWLKSPIGLGS
- a CDS encoding PaaI family thioesterase, producing the protein MATDPEPQSGGGFNPPVPTTRGGPDYGRFVEAVRSLQDLTRSADAPDDVVTRAADLIEDVNRLLAPHDADEWHSPSGRRMDLPNRGNIMQVPVDLTVTEDGRVSGTARFRRFHLGRNGAVHGGALALLFDSLLGFTAFKLSESRRQRTAFLHVDYRKIVPIDKELRMDAGIVRIEGRKIFVGGRLLDGDDVLCEAEALFLKLLPGQP